Below is a genomic region from Alphaproteobacteria bacterium.
GACATCCGCGAGGTCGACGCCCACACGATCGCGCTGCCCGGCGGCGGCACCCGCTACGTGCCGCTGCCGCCGAGCCAGCAGCGCGGGACTGGCGTTCTGATCGCCGATTTCCCGATCGGCGTGAAGCGGGGGCAACGCTTCGATCTCGCCGTCCGCCAGATCACCAACCGCATGCGGCTGGTCGAGCCGCCGCCGCCCAGGGTGACGAAGATTTCGCGGGAAGAGGCGGCTGCCCTCCTTCAGCCGCAGACCGGCGCAACGGCGGCGGCCGCGCCCCCGCGCGGCGCGTTCGATCTGGGCGGCAACCGCACCTTGGTCACCGATCTCAGGCTGTTCGACGACGAGGGCGATCATGCGCTGATCGTCGAGCATCCGGAAGCCCAGGCGGTGGCGGCCGCGGCGGCCCAGTCCGGCGTCTGGCGCGAGACGGTCGGCGCCTTCCAGCTCGGCATCCCGGTCTCGGTCAAGGGCGCGATGCTGCCCTATCACCTGCAGCTTCTCTCGATAATGCGCTGGCGGGCCGAGAAGATGAAGCCGAACGCGCGCTGGCACGCGACCTTCCACCGCTACCTCGCCCTCCTCGCCGAAAAGGTCCGGGCGCTCGGCGGCGATCCTTACGCCGTCCCGGCGACTCCCGACGGCATCTTCCCGATGCCTGGCGACGGAGACGGCCACGGGGGGCATGGCGGAGATGGTGGGCCCTGGGGAGACGGGTCCGGGGGAGACGGCGCGCACGGTACGGCCGCGCGGCACCGCTGGCACGCCTGGCACTGGCTCATCCTGCTCCTGCTGGCACTGATCCTGCTCGTGCTGCTGATCCTGTTGCTGCGGATGGGCTGAGGGGCCGCAGGTTGGACGGAACCAAGGTCCGATTTGCGCCCATGTCCGACCTTCGGCCACTCTGACCGCTCCCCCGAAAGCCGCCGGTTAATCGGTGCAGCCGCGTGACCAGTATGCACCCTACCTGTTCGCTGGTCATTGCAGCCAGCCAGCGTGCCTGGCTCGCGCGCCCGAGGTTTGTGTATCAGGTCGGGGAGCCGGTCTCGATCGGCTGCAGGATGAAGCCGGGGAAACTTACAATGTTAGCAGTGTCGCCTAATGTCGCGCTGACAGCTTCATAGGTCTCCGATGTGGAGACAATGACCTGTTGTCCATTCTGCGCGGACTGCGACGCGGAACGCAGAAACTCGAAAAGACTGGACGATTCCACTTCCTGCTGACCGGGTTCGTCGAAGATCGCCAGCCCAGGATGGTTCACGCTTAAATCGCGCATCAACTCCAGGCAGGACAGGTAATAGGCCCATTTGAGCCTGATCGCGTCGCTCGCCGACATCTCGAAATTGATCTCTTTCTCCACCGTCTCACCCTTGTCGTTGCGGAGCACGAGAGGGCGGAAATTATCGTATGACAGAGAAATCTCGCCGGGCTGAAAAGACCGGAAGCCGTAGCGCTCGAGATGACGGCGGATGCCGGTTTGCAGATGCTCGATTTTGCGTTTGTCGGCCGCGGTGAGTTCGTCAGCCGGAAGCTGTCGCAAACTGCTGGTCGCCAGCGCCCACTCGGACGCAATCTCCCTGAGTTCGTCCAACAGCGAGTTCGCAAGCTCGTCGATGCTCTCCAAACGGTCGATGAAGGCCTGGAGCCGGACAATCTCCTCGATCGCTGCGCGAGATGGCGAGGCGCTGGGCCGCGTCAATTCCTGACGAAGCACCCGCAATTGCTGCTGCCTGTCCTGAAGATCCCGTTCGGACCCCCGATAGCGCGCGGCGATCTCCTGCAATCGCTCGCGCGAGTTGAGCAGAGCGGAGCGATAAAGTTCGAGCTGGGATTTGACGAACGCGATGTTCTCATCGAGTGCCATTCCCACGCTGTCGACGGTCGGCAACAGTTCGTTCGAGACACCCTGATGACACGTCGGGCAAACATGCTCCGACGCCGCGCGTCCAAGTTCAGAGCCAAGACGCTGCAGCTTTTGTGCATCCTGATTGCGCTTCAAATCCGTCTCAAGCGCGGCCACCCGCTCTTCGAGCGCCGCATTGTCCTGCGTTTCGGCGCCATATTCGCCCCGGACCGCCTCTAGGATCGCCGATAGCGCGTCGAGCTGTGACCGAAGGTCCGTCACGCGCGCCTGGATGTCCGGCGCGGCCTGCTCGACGGTTTCGACCTGACTGGCCTCAAGCTCGGCCACCCTGCCGGTGGCGATCTGCAGCACATCGGCAAGCCGGGTCCATTCGCCCTGATAATAGAGCTGCAGGTCAAGCGTCGGCGCCGCCGCAAACTCTGCGCTCGGTTGGAGGGCAAGACCCCTGATTCTGCCCACGCGGGCTGCTGCTTCTTCCATGCCCTTGCGACGGTCCGACCAGCGCCCCAGCAACTCTGAGATCGCCGCCCGCAATTCCGCACGCCGCCGGCGGTTTTTCGCAGTCTCCAGATCGAGCAGAAATTCCATGACCCGCCTTGCAACATCCTGGATGCGCAAGAAGGTCGGGAACGGACCCTGGATTGAGGACCATCCTCGCTTCTGCTCGACGAAGAGCATCGGGAAGATCGCCTCGAGATACAGAGGGCATTCCGTTCCGTCGTAGCGGGCGACGATGGGCAGATCCCAGTCGAGGAACTGCGCGAGAAAGGCGTGAAAGCCGCTCTCGTTCGTCGCCGAGCCGCCATCCAGAACGAAATAATCGCGTTGTTCGCCGCGCGGAATTTCGGAGCTCAGCGACGGACCGTTCCAGGTTTGGATCAGCTTCGTGCTCTTGTCGCCGACCACATCGCGATGGAGCACGACGATCTCGCCCTGCGCGTTGGCGATCTCAAGCTCGACATAGGATTGCAGGACGAGATCGTAAGGATCTTCCTTGAACTGGTGGATTTGCTCGCGCATCGCATAGGGAAGCGGAACCGTGAGCTGCGGGCCAAGCGACCGCTCCAGACCGAGCGCATAGATGATAGCCTGCAGGCAGGTCGACTTGCCGGATGTATTCGGCGCCTGGACGACATTGAGGCCGGCTTCGAACGGTATGTCGGCGCCGAAGGCACGCGTCGCCGTGAAGGAGCGCAGGCGCAGATGCCGTAGCTGGATCATGCCCGCACCTTCTCGCCAAGGAGCGCGCCGACCCCAGTCTCGGTTATCAGCTTGGCCAGCTCGGCGACGGCGGCCCGCTCCTCGACCAGCGCATCCTCGACGCCTACTACGGCTGCCGCTGCATCGACGCCGGTCTTGGTGAGCTGTAGCGCGGCCCGGCCGGTCGCCTTCGTCCAGATGGCCAGTTTCTCGCCAACGACAAAATCAACAGCGCGGGCGAATGCCGGTTCAACCCTCAGATTCCACGGCACTGCGGCGTGTGTGCCGGACAGGATCGTCTTCAATTTGTCCTGCTGACCCGAACGAATGGCGTCGTTGATGATGTGGAGTTTGGCCAGGGAAGCGCGATTGGCGCGCGAGCTTCCCAGCATCGCCATGATGAGTGCGACGCGCCATGCAATGCGAAGATCGCCGGGAACCGGGACCGGACGGCGCCGAAATGAGAAACGCCGGTTGGCAAGATCGATCTCCGTCACGATCAGCCCGCTTCCGGAAAATCGAGCGGGCAGCGGATCAGCCAGTCGCTGACGGTCCCCAAAGCGATCTGCGTGATGACGCCGGCTTGAAGCGTGGGCAGCGCCTTCGCCAGCGATTCCTCGATCTTCTGGGTGCTGCTCTGCAATTGCTCGGCGGGGAGGGTCGAACTGGCGCCAACGGCAATCAGCCGGGTCTCTTCCGCCTCGATCGATTGATAGGCGCGCTCCCAAAGCACCGCATGGTTCTGGCGCAGCTGATCGAGCGCATTCTCGCGGTAAAGATGCGCTTTCACATAAGCATCTCGCCGAGTGGCGATCTGCCGCGCCGTGGCGGCCGAACCATAAGCTCGTCCGAGCTTCTCATCGATCCGCGTTCCGATCGACGTCTCACCCGCGGCCGAGACATCCACAGGCGTCGGCATGTCGATGCTCAAGGGCGGGCCGAGCGACAAGGCTTTGAGCTGTTCGATCTCGCCGGCAAAATCCTCCTGCGAATGGCACAGAGCTTCGAAGTCGTCGGCCAGGAAGCTGAGACTCTGGCCCTTAAGGGCAATTCCGCGATTGCGGACGTCGGCAACCACATCCTTGTTGTCGAGGAAAGGGCACAGCAAAATCCATCGATTGACCGAAATGCCCGACAGGATCGCTTCGATCTTGTCCTTGTTCTTGGAGAGCTTGGGAAGGTCCCGGCCCGCCTTCGCCTTCATCGCGCTGGCGGCCTTCTTGACGTCCGAAACCTCTTCCGGCGCATAGCATTGGTATAGGCAGCCATTGGTGGTGAAGAATTCCAGACCGGCGTCGCCGCCGACGGAGTCGGGGACGATCTGGACGTTCTCTGGGCCGTGGCGGCGCTGGACGAGTTGCAGCGCGAACGCCTGCCACTCATCTCCCTTCCACGCGCGTCGAAAGCCCATACTTCGTCCCCCTGCATATTAGCCTAGTGTGGGAAGTCGACGCTGCAAGAGGATTTAGCAAAGCGATTTTGGCGAGAGGTTGCGAGCGGCAGTCATCAATAGCGGCCTGTCAATCACGAGGGCAGCACTGAACGGCAGCTATCCCAGGAGATTCTGAACGCCTGACATTCTGCAGACCGCCTGTTGCAAGCCCCCGGCGATCGACCTCGGCGATGTCCGCTTTCGCACTTGCGCTACCCATAGCTGCCAGTCCGTAACCGGCCACTTTCAGTCAGAAAGAGCATGGGCCCTCCGAGGCAGGCAACGATGCTGCTCTCTGTTCCGACCGCGGCCGCAATGCTAATCGCCCCCCGATGACCGACAATCCAATCCTCGCCTACGGCGCCTGGCTCGCCGAAACGCCCGCCGACTGGCCCGCCGAGGCGTGGGAGGCGGCGCGTCGCGCGTTCGTCGATACGATCGCGGTCGCCGTCCCGGGCGCCGTCGAGCCCGTCGCCCGCAAGGTCTTCGCCGCCGTTTCCGGCTGGGGCTCGGGCAGCTCCACCGCCATCGGCCAGGGCGCCCGACTCCCCGCCCCGTGGGCTGCCCTCGTCAACGGCACCGCGGCCCACGCGCTCGATTTCGACGACAATTTCGATCCGGCCAAGGCCCATGCCAGCGCCGTGCTCGTCCCCGCAATCCTCGCCCTCGCGGAGCAGGAAGGCGCCTCGGGCCGCCAATGCCTCGACGCCTATGTCGCGGGCCTCCAGATCCTCGGCCGGGTCGGCCAGGGGGTGAACCCCGCGCACCGCAACCGCGGCTGGCACGCCACCGCAACGGTCGGCGCGATCGGCGCCGCCGCCTCCTGCGCGCGTTTGTTGTGGCTCGACGCGCGCTCCGCCGCCCACGCCGTCTCGCTCGCGACCAGCATGGCCGCCGGCTTCATGAGCCAGTTCGGAACCATGGCCAAGCCGCTGCACGCCGGCCTCGCCGCGAAATCCGGAATCCTCGCCGCGAGCCTCGCCCGCTCCGGGATCGACGCCGGCCTTTTTACGCTCGACGGGCCCACCGGCATGAACCGGCTGATGGTCGGCCCGGACTACGAGCAGCTGCGCGACACGCTGAGCCACGTCGAGCACGGCCAGAACCTCCGCTTCGAGACCGCCAGAGTCGGTGACCCGCTCCTCCTCCTCTCCAGCGGCCTCAAGCTCAAGCGCTTCCCCAATTGCGGCAGCGCCCACCGCGCGATGGACGGCCTCGCGGAGCTGATCCAGGCCCACGGCTTCGGCCCCGCCGACATCGCCGAAATCCACGTCCGCGCCCCCGTCACCCACCTCAACAATCTGATGTACGCCGATCCCAAAGACGCTCTGCAGGCCAAGTTCAGCCTCGAATACGGCCTCGCCTGCCTCGCAATCACCGGCAATTGCACCCTCGCCGACTTCACCGACGCGGCGGCGATGCGCCCCGAAATCCGTGCGCTCTATCCGCGCATCCACCGCGTCCCCGTCGACAAGGCCGAGGGCGAGTTCCCGACCGAGGTCGAGGTCCGCCTGACCGACGGCCGAACGCTCGAAACCGCAATCCCCTGGCCCGCCGGAAGCCTCGCCCGCCCGTTCACCGACGCCGAGCTCTGGGCGAAGTTCGAAGGCTGCACCGCCGGTCTCCTCCCCGCGCCCCGCGCCGCCGCCCTGCGGGACGCGCTCGAGCGCCTCGCCGATCTTCCCACGATTGAACCGCTCACGGCCGCGCTCTACGAGGCGCTGTCATGAGCGACACGCGCTACACCGCCCTCGTCCTCGCCGCGAGCCGCGGCAATCTCGATCCGCTGGCCCAGGCCGGCGGAGTCTCCCACAAATGCTTCATCGACATCGCCGGCCGGCCGATGCTCGAGCGCGTGGTCGAGGCGGTGATCGCGGCGGGCCGCTTCAGGCGGATCGTCGTCGGCATCGAGGCGGAGAGTATCGCGGAGGCGAAGGCGCTCCTCGCCGGCCTCCCCGGCGCCGGGGCCATCGACTATGTCCCCACCCGCGAAAATATCGGCGCCAGCGTCGCCGCGGTCGCTCGCCCCGATATGCTTCCTTTGGTCGTCACCACCGGCGACAACGCGCTGCACACCGGCGAGATGGTCCGCTATTTCTGCGATTCGCTCGACGGGCTCGACGAGGACGGAGCGATCGGCCTCACGCCGGCGCGCTTCGTGCTCGAAAAATATCCCGAAGGAAACCGCGCCTTCCACCGCTTTCGCGACGGCGCCTTTTCGAGCTGCAACCTCTACGCTTTGCTCACCCCCAAATCGCTCGACGGCGCGAAGATCTTCAACTCCGGCGGCCAGTTCGGCAAGAAGCCGAAGCGCCTGATCGGCGCCTTCGGCCTGTTCGCCTTCCTCCTCTACAAGAGCCGCCTGTTCACGCTTCGAACGGTGATGAAGGCCCTCTCCCGGACCCTCGGCCTCAGGACCGCCCCGGTGCTGATGCCCTTCGCCGAAGGGCCGATCGACGTCGACCGCCAGGTGGACTGGGATCTGGCCAATAAAATAGTGAAGGCAAGAGAGGGCACGGCGGCCTAGCGCGACCCCGTCATTGCGAGCATAGCGAAGCAATCCAGTGCCGCTTCGAGGCCCGCTGGATTGCCGCGTCGCTCCGCTCCTCGCAATGACAGGCTCGCATGGATATCCCTAAAGCACCCGGATCCGCGGCTCCCGCTTCGGCCTGAACAACTCCGTCAGCGCCCAGACCATCGCGTCCGCCCGGTCGGGCGAATCCCGCGGCCCGAAATAGCCGCCGCCCGCCGTCATCCCGCACAATTGGTCCTCCAGCTCGGGAAAGCGCCCGGCGATCTTCACCTGCCCGGCCTCGAAGCGCGCGGCGATCGGCTCCGCCCTCGCGACCTTCCCCCTGCTGGCGCTGACCAGCCGCACCGGCAGATGCGGCGCCGCCCCGGCGAGCGTGCTCCCCACCATGTCGCCGCCATTGTTCTTCTCGGCGATCACCCGGTCGGCGCCCCACTGCTCCACCGCCGCCGCGACCTTCAGCGCCCACCCGTTCGGCGTCGCCCCCTCGATGCTGTGGTCGCCGAGCACGTAGGCCATTCCGTCCGCGTCCATCCCGCAGGCGACGATCCCGCACGTGCCCGCCGCCGATGCGGGCGGATCGACCCCGATCACGATCCGCATCAGCCGGGGACAGTTGCCGGCAACTGTCCCCATTTCAGGCGACCTCAGCCTCTCCACCATCTCTCTCTCCCACAAGG
It encodes:
- a CDS encoding MmgE/PrpD family protein, yielding MTDNPILAYGAWLAETPADWPAEAWEAARRAFVDTIAVAVPGAVEPVARKVFAAVSGWGSGSSTAIGQGARLPAPWAALVNGTAAHALDFDDNFDPAKAHASAVLVPAILALAEQEGASGRQCLDAYVAGLQILGRVGQGVNPAHRNRGWHATATVGAIGAAASCARLLWLDARSAAHAVSLATSMAAGFMSQFGTMAKPLHAGLAAKSGILAASLARSGIDAGLFTLDGPTGMNRLMVGPDYEQLRDTLSHVEHGQNLRFETARVGDPLLLLSSGLKLKRFPNCGSAHRAMDGLAELIQAHGFGPADIAEIHVRAPVTHLNNLMYADPKDALQAKFSLEYGLACLAITGNCTLADFTDAAAMRPEIRALYPRIHRVPVDKAEGEFPTEVEVRLTDGRTLETAIPWPAGSLARPFTDAELWAKFEGCTAGLLPAPRAAALRDALERLADLPTIEPLTAALYEALS